Genomic window (Verrucomicrobiia bacterium):
GGGCTGAACAGCGACGCGAGTCTGCGAGTTGAGTGATTACTTCCTGTTCGCTGACGGACGCCGGGCGAATCGTAAATTGTATCGGCCGTTTCGCAATTCAATCCTGCGGCGCCTCGAGAAGCCGGGGTTTGCGTTCGTGCAACGGAAGCCAGATTCGAAACGTGGTGCCGCGTCCCGCCTGACTTTCCAGATCAATGCGCCCGCCATGTGCGCGGACGATGCGCTGGACGATCATCAATCCGAGACCCGAGCCCTTTTTCTTCGTCGTGTAGAAGGGTTCGAAGATTCGATTCAACTGCTCTTGCGGAATTCCCGCGCCTGTATCGGCGACGCTGACCCAGACGCCGTCGGATCCTTCGCCGGTTTGCAGCGTGATCGAACCACCGCGGCTCGTCGATTGCATCGCATTCTTCACCAGGTTGACCAGCACCTGCTGCATCTGCAACACGTCGACCGGTGCGCGGGGCAGGTGGGGTGCCGGCCGGGAAAGAACCTTCAGCCCGCGGTTTTCCAGTTCGGGCCCGAGAAGGTCGAGAGTCTTGGCGACGGCTTCGTTAAGCGACGCCATCTTCAACTGTGGCGGGGCAGGACGAATGGCGTGAAGAAATTGGGTGACGATGTAGTCGAGCCGGTTGATTTCTCCTTTTGCAACACCGAGATATTGTTCCAGGCGGGCGATGGAATCCGGGGTTGCGTTTTGCGGCGGGCTTTTCGACAGGCGCGATTTGACGGGGCGGGCCGTTTCGTTCGCCACTGACGACATGCGTTTCAGTTCCCGTTCGATCAATTGCAGGTGAATGTGCAGCGCGTTCAGCGGGTTGCCGATTTCGTGCGCGACGCTTGCGGCCAGAAGGGTGAGCGCCTGGATGCGTTCGCTTTCGATTGCCTCGAACGTTTTCTGACGCGCTTCAGTGGCATCGTGAACGATCAAGGCAACGCCTGAACTGCCTGCCGCTTCGCCGTCGAGGGGCGCGGCGTAGAGCCGCAGGAACCGGGGGCGCGGATAATGCACTTCGAACTCGTGCCTCACCACGCGCTGCCCGCCGTCGGAATCGAGTTTCAGCACCTCTTTCCAGTCGAGTTCGGGAATGAACCGTCCGATGGGCTCGCCCTCGGTATTCGGCTGAAGCCCGACGAGGCGCGTGACAGCGTGATTGAAGTAGAGCACCCGGCCCTCTTCATCGACCACAAGAACGCCATCCTCGATCGTGTTAAAGAGCGTTTCCAGAAAACTGCGTTCGCGCGCGAGTCGTTGGACAACCGTTTGCAGACCTTCCGCGTCGAGCCGTCCGATGCGGCCCAGGACCTTGTCGAGAAAGCTGGATTTCGGTGCCATTAAAACCACTTCCGTTTTCGAAAGTACCAGTATGTCGCTGCTGTGGAAACCAGTGTCACGGTGCCGGCCACCCAGTATCCGTGTTTCCAGTGGGTTTCGGGCATTCCCTCGAAGTTCATCCCATACCAGGTGCCGATCATCATCAAGGGTGTTGTGATCACGGTAATCAGCGTGAGCAGCTTCACCACTTCGCCGGTCTGGTTCGATGACAGGTTCAGGTAGACCTGCAGAATCCCCGTGAGCGAGTCAGTGTAATTCTGCGCAAGTTCCGAGATTTGAAACAACGAGTCGTAGACATTGCGGTAGTAGGGAACCATGTGGGCGCGAATCAGCTTGAATTCGCCGCGCGCAAACCGCGCCAGCACTTCGCGTTGCGGACCGATGATCCGCCGCAGATGCAGCACCTCGCGCTTGATCTGGATCAGCTTGTTCAACGTTTCACGAGTGGGGCATTCAAGCACCTGCTGCTCGAGTTCAGCGATCTCGAACGACAGCTCGTCCAGCGCGGGCTTGTAGTTGTCCACGATCGAGTCCAGCAGCGTGTAGGCGACGCGATCCGGCGCGCGGCCGATGTTGATTGTGCTGCGAAGTGCCTGCTCCTCCGTGGCTGACACGCTCTTCATGGGCGTGTCGTGGTAGGTGATCAGGAAGTTTTTCCCGAGGAAAAAATTCAGCTCCCGGGTTGCGAAGACACCATCCTTCCGGCTGTAGTCGACGGCATGGATTACCATGAAAAGGTAGGAGGCGAATCGGTCGTCCTCCTTCGGCTGGTACTCGACGACTTTCGGCGAAGGGCTGACCATGACGCAGTCCTCAACAGACAGCGGATGAAAGTGAAACAGGTCCTCGAGAACGTATTTGGCCTCCTCAGGTGTTGGGTTTTCGAGGTCGACCCACAGGAACAGGTTCGTGTCGCTTAACAGGGTTGGCATGAGGAACAGCTCGATATCCTTGCTGTGCAATCGGCCCTGCGTTGTAAATACCAGCGATCGAATCATTCGGTTCCTGAATTCCAGCGCCCCTGCGGGGGTTCACAATTCAGGTCATGTTAGGCGGGGAGGAAGTCAACGCAAGCGTTTGGTGGAATTGCGGCCGATGCACCAAGCGGCTTATGCAATGCAGGATCTGAGCGGCGTTGGAAGAGGGGGACAAACCGCGGTGGACGATCGTGCCTCGTCGCTGCACGAGGTTTGCAGTGCTAAGGCTTCGCCGGAATTGAGTTCGTCACGGCGATCGCAACGGCATTTGTTGAGGCGGGCGTCTTGTGCTTTGGCTTCAACAATTCCTCGAATTTCTCGAGTTGCTCGGGGGTGAGTTCCGCGCGGATCTTGTCCTTGGTTTCCACCATGGTGTGATAGATGTCGGGTTCCACTTCGAGCCAGATGAGCCGCGTGGTTTCCTGTCCATCAATGATGAGCCGCTCAATCCGTTCCCGCTGCGCCTGGTCCATTTTCAATTCCCGTTGCAGGCGATCGACGAAATCTTTTCGGAGGGGCCCCATCAATGGCGCGGGGAGTTTGATGCCGCGGTTGGAATTGGTTTGGGAGCCATTCACCGCGTTGCCGTTTTCCGGCCGGGGCGACTCAGCCTGGAGGAACTGGGAGTGGCGAACGAGCAAACCCCCGGTTAACGCACCGGCGGCGAAAATAATCACCGTCGCCAGTATGACTTTCCACGTGTTCACCGCGGATATTCGGAGTCCAGCGCCGCCAGCATTGTCTTTTCGAAATCGACGGCGAGATTCGGAGCCGGCTTCTCCTTGGAATGATCGCTAAACAACGCGACTGCGCCCATCACGGCGACGATCGCCAGGCAGGCACCCGCGGAGCGCCAGAGTGCTTCCGCCCAGAGGGCAGCGGTTGAAATCGGGCGGGCGATTAAATGGGAGAGGACGCGCTTTTCAAACGCGTAGGGCACGCGGTCACTCGGAGTTTCGAGACGTCCGGCAGCGATCAATTTCTTTTCGAGATCCAACAGGTTCATACCGACATTTTTTTCAGACGCGCAAAAGTTGCACGGGTTACAGATACTTGTCTTTAGCCATCTTGGCGAGGAGCTTTCGCATTTCCGCACGGGCTCGGAATGCCCGTACTTTTACGAGCGGGATCGACCAGCCTGTCAGGCGCGAGATCTCCTTCACCGACCGATCCTCGATCTCCAGCAGCGTGATGATGAGACGCGCAGGGGGAGAAAGTTGATCCATGATCCGATGGATCAGCAGTTTTGCCGCGTCAGCGTGCTCGCTCGCCGTCTCCGGCTGCGTCACGAATCGATCCAGCCAATCCTCCTCAGGCTCTGTGAGCTCGGAAAACATCGATTCCCGGTTGCGCTGGTGTCCCCGCAGGAAATCGTAGCAGGTCCGAACAGCCAGCCGCATGAGCCAATGCTCAAAGGGCGCGTCGCCGCGAAAACTTGCGAGCTTTTGATAGGCTTTGAACCAGACTTCCTGAACGATGTCCTCGATCTCGCTTTCACGGCGGGCATAACGCCGCGCCGTTGCAAAAACCCTCGGAGAATATTTCTGGATTAATGGCTCGAAGCTGGCGGGGTCGCCCCGCACTACGGCGGCTATCAGTTCCGCTTCAGTCCGTTCCATTTGCGCGCACTATGGCAGACGCCCCGATGCGACTAAAGGTAAAAGCCGGACCCGAAGAGGTGAGTCTACCGTCGAGGCGGAAGATCGTTCGCGTCGCGCGGCGGTCCACCCTGCAGGATGCGCTGGCGTCCCGGGCGGTTTTCCGGCTGGCGCAGGACCGGCCGTTGATTGGGAATGGCGCGCTTCAGGCGCTCGACCTGCTCGGGGTTCAACGGCGGTTGCGCGTGGGCCAACGCTTGCATGCGGATGACGGCAACCTCGGCTTCAAGATTCCCAATTTCCCTGGCCTTCGAGCGCACTGCTGCTTCATCGAAACGCCCGCTCACGGTCATCGTCATCATTTCGGCGCGGGCTTCGCGAATTTTTCCGTGAATTTCGCGCAATTTGCCATCCTTTGCCGCCAGGCTTTCAGCAACGGATTGGCGTTGCGGTTCAGTGAGCACGCCTACGATGCCCGCATCCAGGCTTCTCAACGCGGTGGTGGCAGCAGGGTTGCGCGCGACCAGATTGGTGTGTGTGTTTTGAGCCTGGACGGAAATCGCACTGAGAATTCCAAACGCCAGGCTGAAGCCGAGGACCAGGAAAGATTTCATACGAGTAGAAACACCGCGATCTGCCGGCTGTTGCTCACGATCTACTGCTGGCCGCGGGAAATACCCAGCGCCCTCTCGAACTCGTCAGAAAACTTCGCCATCGAGGCGCTGATCTTCATCGGCTGCTCGTTCATGGTCGCTAACATTTTGTCCGCCATCTCCGGCTTGCTGCGGATGAGTTCCAGGGCGGCGATAATCAACGTGAGGTTGTTGTTGATATCGTGCCGAAGCGTGGCGACCTTCTTGTTGAGTTCGGCGATCTGCTCCGGGCTGAGCGTCACGGGTTGGATTGATAGTCCCATCGGCGCTGCAATTTGCTGATTTATGTCATGAAAGCAAGCTGCTTTCTTGGATGTTGTCTTGACAGAGTACGTTCAATCCGTAGGCTTTGTGCCAATGTTCGGCAATATCCGACAAGCAGTCCTGAGCGTAGTCGTCGTAGTAGTAGCGCACGACGCCGTTGGTGCTTGTCGGGAGTAGGAAAAATTTCGACAAAAACCCACGGCTGGAAACGGTCGTGGGTTTTTTGTTATCCCGCGCCGCAGCCAAAACCAGAAAAGCAATGAGCAAGACATCCGAATCCGGGAAAAAAAGCGCCGCCGCAAAACCGGCGTCGCGCACCGCAAAATCTTCCGCCAAACCGCGCGCCGAGGTCGGCCCGCTGATGTTCGGCCGCGATATCCTCGTCGAGGCGCTGGAACGCGCCGGCGTGGAAGTCATTTTCGCCTATCCCGGCGGAGCGAGCATGGAAATCCACCAGTCGCTCACGAAATCCAAAATCCGCACCATCCTCCCGCGGCATGAGCAGGGAGGCAGCTTTGCCGCCGAAGGTTACGCGCGAGCGACTGGCAAGGCTGGCGTGTGCATGGGCACAAGCGGCCCCGGCGCCACCAACCTTGTTACCGCGATTGCCGACGCCTTCATGGATTCATGCCCCCTGGTGGCGATCACCGGGCAGGTGAACCAGAACATGATTGGCCGTGGTGCGTTCCAGGAAACGGACATCATCGGCGTCACGCTGCCAATCGTGAAGCATTCCTACCTGGTGACCGATGTGAACGACATTCCGCGCGTGGTTGCCGAGGCATTTTACCTTGCCGAGTCGGGACGTCCTGGCCCTGTCGTGATTGATGTTCCGAAAAACATCCAGCAGGCCAAGACGCAACCCGTGTGGCCGACGCTGGAGCAGGTTAAAGCCGGATTGCGTGGATACAACCAGCCTGACCTCCGGGCGGACGAACTCGCGTTGAACGAAATTGTGGGGCTGATCGAGAAAGCTGAGCGGCCCGTGTTGTATGTGGGTGGTGGAATCATCACGAGCGGCGCGGCGGCGGAATTGAAGAAGTTCGCCGAGACAACGAATATTCCGGTGACCACGACTCTCATGGGAATTGGTGCGTTTCCGGAAACCCATCCGCTTTCGATGCGCTGGCTGGGAATGCACGGCGCTGCGTTCGCAAACTGGGCAGTGAACGGCGAATACAAGCAGCGCGCCAGCTTCGACGAACCGATGGTAAAGATCAAAGATGGGGCCGATCTGCTGCTCGCGTTCGGCGTGCGCTTTGATGACCGCGTGACGGGCAAGTTCGAGGAGTTTTGCAAGCACGGCACCATTGTTCACCTGGACATCGACGCGTCGGAATTGAACAAGAACCGCAAGGCCCATCTGCCGATTGTTGGGGATATCAAGGACGCGTTGACACGTCTCAACGCAATGATTGCGAAGCGTCCCATGGAGAAGAAACACACGGCGTGGCTTGCCCAGATTGACGAGTGGAAGAAGAAAGGCCCCTTCACCTACAGCATCACGACAGAAATCGTGAATAGCGATCATATGAAGGACCACCTGTGCGGCCATGAGGACCAGGTCATCCTGCAGCAGAGTGTGATTGCCGCGTTGTATGAGTTGACCAACGGCGATGCGATCATCACCACAGGCGTGGGCCAGCACCAGATGTGGGCGGGGCAGTGGTACAAGTTCAAGCACCCGCGCCAGTTCATCACGAGCGGCGGACTCGGCTCCATGGGTTATGGCTATCCGGCGGCGCTAGGGGCAAAGGTCGCTTTTCCTGACCGGCAGGTGGTTGATATCGATGGGGATGGCTCATTCCTGATGAACATCCAGGAACTGGCCACGGCACACGTGGAACACATTGGCGCAAAGGCGATCATCCTCAATAACCAGCATCTGGGAATGGTGGTGCAGTGGGAGGATAAGTTTTACGCGGGGAATCGCGGCCACACATATCTCGGCAACCCGGAAAA
Coding sequences:
- a CDS encoding ATP-binding protein codes for the protein MAPKSSFLDKVLGRIGRLDAEGLQTVVQRLARERSFLETLFNTIEDGVLVVDEEGRVLYFNHAVTRLVGLQPNTEGEPIGRFIPELDWKEVLKLDSDGGQRVVRHEFEVHYPRPRFLRLYAAPLDGEAAGSSGVALIVHDATEARQKTFEAIESERIQALTLLAASVAHEIGNPLNALHIHLQLIERELKRMSSVANETARPVKSRLSKSPPQNATPDSIARLEQYLGVAKGEINRLDYIVTQFLHAIRPAPPQLKMASLNEAVAKTLDLLGPELENRGLKVLSRPAPHLPRAPVDVLQMQQVLVNLVKNAMQSTSRGGSITLQTGEGSDGVWVSVADTGAGIPQEQLNRIFEPFYTTKKKGSGLGLMIVQRIVRAHGGRIDLESQAGRGTTFRIWLPLHERKPRLLEAPQD
- the corA gene encoding magnesium/cobalt transporter CorA, which encodes MIRSLVFTTQGRLHSKDIELFLMPTLLSDTNLFLWVDLENPTPEEAKYVLEDLFHFHPLSVEDCVMVSPSPKVVEYQPKEDDRFASYLFMVIHAVDYSRKDGVFATRELNFFLGKNFLITYHDTPMKSVSATEEQALRSTINIGRAPDRVAYTLLDSIVDNYKPALDELSFEIAELEQQVLECPTRETLNKLIQIKREVLHLRRIIGPQREVLARFARGEFKLIRAHMVPYYRNVYDSLFQISELAQNYTDSLTGILQVYLNLSSNQTGEVVKLLTLITVITTPLMMIGTWYGMNFEGMPETHWKHGYWVAGTVTLVSTAATYWYFRKRKWF
- a CDS encoding RNA polymerase sigma factor; this encodes MERTEAELIAAVVRGDPASFEPLIQKYSPRVFATARRYARRESEIEDIVQEVWFKAYQKLASFRGDAPFEHWLMRLAVRTCYDFLRGHQRNRESMFSELTEPEEDWLDRFVTQPETASEHADAAKLLIHRIMDQLSPPARLIITLLEIEDRSVKEISRLTGWSIPLVKVRAFRARAEMRKLLAKMAKDKYL
- the ilvB gene encoding biosynthetic-type acetolactate synthase large subunit, with protein sequence MFGRDILVEALERAGVEVIFAYPGGASMEIHQSLTKSKIRTILPRHEQGGSFAAEGYARATGKAGVCMGTSGPGATNLVTAIADAFMDSCPLVAITGQVNQNMIGRGAFQETDIIGVTLPIVKHSYLVTDVNDIPRVVAEAFYLAESGRPGPVVIDVPKNIQQAKTQPVWPTLEQVKAGLRGYNQPDLRADELALNEIVGLIEKAERPVLYVGGGIITSGAAAELKKFAETTNIPVTTTLMGIGAFPETHPLSMRWLGMHGAAFANWAVNGEYKQRASFDEPMVKIKDGADLLLAFGVRFDDRVTGKFEEFCKHGTIVHLDIDASELNKNRKAHLPIVGDIKDALTRLNAMIAKRPMEKKHTAWLAQIDEWKKKGPFTYSITTEIVNSDHMKDHLCGHEDQVILQQSVIAALYELTNGDAIITTGVGQHQMWAGQWYKFKHPRQFITSGGLGSMGYGYPAALGAKVAFPDRQVVDIDGDGSFLMNIQELATAHVEHIGAKAIILNNQHLGMVVQWEDKFYAGNRGHTYLGNPENRAQIYPDYVRVCNSFNVPCERVMYKRDLKPAIQRMLDSDGPYVLDVVVPYSEHVLPFIPAGRTVADMIWKASDPRI